In the Candidatus Electrothrix sp. GW3-4 genome, one interval contains:
- a CDS encoding VanZ family protein, with amino-acid sequence MKLRIALALAYLLCIYTTLGIARPLAEYLRSTGILLLTVITLFAGSLPLALLWRYKTITRTRFLFRILLIITLLCAAFITSALPEERLHFLTYGLAGWLICWSLEPTTGFSSTPQKGLLLRQVLLWLTPCLLVWGAGSIDELIQWWLPNRVFDVRDIIFNTTAGITGITLFATGSRSAKKIKESTGSPQINTAS; translated from the coding sequence ATGAAGCTCCGCATAGCATTAGCGCTCGCTTACCTCCTCTGTATCTATACCACCCTCGGCATTGCCCGCCCTCTTGCCGAATACCTCCGCTCAACCGGGATACTGCTCCTCACAGTAATTACCCTCTTTGCTGGCAGCCTGCCCCTTGCCCTGCTCTGGCGCTATAAAACAATCACCCGAACGCGTTTTCTGTTCCGTATCCTCCTGATCATCACCCTGCTCTGCGCCGCTTTTATCACCTCAGCCTTACCAGAGGAGCGTCTTCATTTTCTCACCTATGGTCTTGCCGGTTGGCTGATCTGCTGGAGCCTGGAGCCAACAACTGGCTTCTCAAGTACGCCGCAAAAAGGCCTGCTCCTGCGTCAGGTCCTCTTGTGGCTCACCCCTTGCCTGCTGGTCTGGGGAGCTGGTAGCATAGACGAGCTCATCCAATGGTGGCTGCCAAATCGGGTCTTTGATGTCCGCGACATCATATTCAACACAACTGCCGGGATCACCGGAATTACCCTGTTTGCGACCGGATCAAGGTCTGCGAAAAAAATAAAGGAGAGCACGGGCTCTCCTCAAATAAATACAGCATCCTGA
- the napH gene encoding quinol dehydrogenase ferredoxin subunit NapH encodes MIEKRRPGQEAVEKKGWVRSYKWLLLRRISQLAILGIFLAGPLLGLWLIRGTLSASEVLGFLPMTDPLIMFQSLAAGHSPASSALVGALVVIVLYALLGGGVFCAWVCPVNLVTDTAAWLNRRMGMKKVLQLSKKTRYGFMGAILILSAVSGTIVYEWLNPVTMLQRGLLFGMGMGWIFILAIFAFDAFLLRRAWCGHLCPMGAMYSLLSFVALLRIKAAGRGQCTDCGDCFAVCPEPQVIRPALKGDAQSSPFILAKNCLNCGRCIDICPHNVFRFSRRI; translated from the coding sequence ATGATCGAGAAAAGAAGGCCAGGCCAAGAGGCGGTGGAAAAAAAAGGTTGGGTACGCTCGTATAAATGGCTGCTTCTGCGTCGAATCTCGCAGCTTGCCATTCTGGGGATTTTTTTGGCAGGTCCTTTGCTCGGGCTTTGGCTTATCAGAGGAACCCTGTCAGCCAGCGAGGTCTTGGGTTTCCTTCCTATGACAGACCCGCTGATTATGTTCCAATCCCTTGCAGCCGGTCATTCGCCAGCATCAAGCGCCTTGGTCGGTGCCTTGGTCGTGATCGTCCTCTATGCCTTGCTTGGTGGCGGAGTATTCTGTGCCTGGGTCTGCCCCGTGAACCTGGTGACTGATACAGCTGCCTGGTTGAACAGGAGGATGGGGATGAAAAAAGTCCTCCAGCTGAGCAAGAAGACGCGCTATGGGTTCATGGGGGCGATTCTTATCTTGTCTGCTGTCAGCGGAACCATTGTTTATGAATGGCTCAACCCGGTGACCATGTTGCAGCGGGGTCTGTTGTTCGGTATGGGGATGGGATGGATTTTCATCCTGGCCATTTTTGCCTTTGATGCTTTTCTGCTGCGGCGTGCTTGGTGCGGGCATCTCTGCCCCATGGGAGCCATGTACAGCCTGTTGAGCTTTGTTGCTCTTCTGAGAATAAAGGCTGCTGGACGAGGGCAATGTACCGATTGCGGCGATTGTTTTGCTGTCTGTCCTGAACCCCAGGTCATCCGGCCTGCGCTCAAAGGTGATGCGCAGAGCTCACCGTTTATTCTTGCAAAAAACTGTCTGAACTGCGGGCGCTGTATTGACATCTGTCCGCATAATGTTTTTCGTTTTTCCCGACGAATCTGA
- a CDS encoding outer membrane lipoprotein carrier protein LolA, with translation MLKRNTSQPFALLLYFFLCALSPHAQAAAVPLEQLEKIQQYYRNLTSLSFDFRQITNSNGRTREGAGSSTFFRPSSTTSGIMRWDYSKPGKQIILNDGKELSIYTEKDKQLLIMSAQKLQSDITYSFFVGKRDLKEDFDLLPVASHFASKMNGQSGIAVQLVPKQPHGQIKSLHFWFDKDERIRRLIMEDHFETTTELIFSNIQVNTLPADSPQTIAQLVQLNIPSDTEIIRQ, from the coding sequence ATGCTTAAGCGAAACACATCCCAGCCTTTTGCCTTGCTTCTTTATTTTTTCCTCTGTGCTCTTTCACCTCATGCCCAGGCGGCAGCCGTCCCCCTTGAACAGCTTGAAAAAATACAGCAATACTACCGCAACCTGACCAGTCTCAGTTTTGATTTCAGACAAATTACCAACAGCAACGGGAGGACCAGAGAAGGTGCTGGCAGCAGTACTTTTTTTCGCCCTTCCTCAACGACTTCAGGTATTATGCGCTGGGATTACAGCAAACCCGGCAAACAGATTATCTTAAACGACGGCAAAGAACTTTCCATCTATACGGAGAAAGACAAACAGCTGCTCATTATGTCAGCCCAAAAGCTGCAATCCGACATAACCTACTCCTTTTTTGTTGGTAAACGTGATCTGAAAGAGGACTTTGATCTCTTGCCGGTAGCCAGCCATTTTGCCAGCAAAATGAACGGACAATCTGGTATTGCCGTCCAGCTGGTCCCCAAACAACCCCATGGACAGATCAAGTCGCTCCATTTCTGGTTTGATAAGGACGAAAGAATCAGACGACTTATTATGGAAGATCATTTTGAAACAACAACAGAACTGATCTTCAGCAATATCCAGGTCAATACATTACCAGCAGATTCACCGCAAACAATCGCTCAACTGGTCCAATTAAACATCCCCTCTGATACTGAAATTATCAGACAATAA
- the napG gene encoding ferredoxin-type protein NapG, which yields MDERETRQHHNREEEGRRRFLRDTLSAAAGAFVLAVGLGAYQRSAQAVPARAIRPPGALPEKAFQAACLRCGQCVRACHANLLRNNDMPEMNADGPMEVNPNASVELEPVLRLAEAGSDVPVGTPYFVPRTSPCRLCEDMPCVRACPSGALSQKTLLDEEKKEPSVYEARMGLAVLIDHENCIGFQGLRCDVCYRNCPVLDKALTLDMVANQRTGMHARFIPTVHSKHCTGCGKCERSCILEHPAIKVLPLAQARGELGHHYRLGWQEKEKAGQSLIPEALQLPVRMPEELP from the coding sequence ATGGATGAAAGAGAAACAAGACAGCACCATAACAGGGAGGAGGAGGGACGTCGTCGCTTTCTGAGAGATACCCTGTCAGCTGCTGCTGGGGCCTTTGTGCTGGCTGTGGGGCTGGGGGCCTATCAGCGCTCTGCTCAGGCTGTGCCTGCCCGGGCAATACGCCCACCAGGGGCTCTGCCGGAAAAGGCGTTCCAGGCAGCCTGCCTGCGTTGCGGGCAATGTGTCCGGGCCTGTCATGCCAATCTCCTGCGCAATAATGACATGCCGGAGATGAATGCCGACGGGCCAATGGAGGTGAATCCCAACGCCTCTGTAGAGCTGGAGCCGGTTTTGCGTTTGGCCGAAGCAGGCAGCGATGTTCCGGTGGGGACCCCGTATTTTGTTCCCCGAACCAGTCCCTGCCGCTTATGTGAGGATATGCCCTGCGTCCGGGCCTGCCCTTCCGGGGCCTTGAGTCAGAAGACCCTTCTCGATGAGGAAAAGAAGGAGCCTTCCGTCTATGAGGCAAGAATGGGACTGGCCGTGCTCATTGATCATGAAAATTGCATCGGTTTTCAGGGGCTGCGCTGTGATGTCTGCTATCGGAACTGCCCGGTACTGGATAAGGCCCTGACCCTGGATATGGTAGCGAATCAACGAACCGGCATGCATGCCCGTTTTATTCCCACAGTGCATTCCAAGCACTGTACAGGCTGCGGAAAATGCGAACGTTCCTGCATTTTGGAACATCCAGCGATCAAGGTGCTGCCCCTTGCCCAGGCACGGGGTGAGCTTGGGCACCATTATCGTCTGGGTTGGCAGGAGAAAGAGAAAGCAGGCCAGTCCCTTATACCTGAGGCCCTGCAATTGCCTGTGCGGATGCCGGAGGAATTGCCATGA
- the rpsA gene encoding 30S ribosomal protein S1: MSEEQFADLFQDKTGTTKIQPGDKIDAVIADINGENIFLDLGGKSEGILGASELRDEQDELTVKIGDTVSVFLLRNRGGEQVFTTKIGAGQVGLEELEQAFHNNIPVQGRVASEIKGGFQITVAGQRGFCPYSQMGLRRVDNPDEYLEQSMAFKIIEFGNKGRNIILSARAVQEEEREQLREQLQETLHEGDKVEGTVSSLQKFGAFIDLGGVDGLIPISELAWGQTDLVEDVLSQGQRVEVIVKKLDWAKDRISLSLKDTLENPWDKAEEKYAPASIHTGIVSRLAQFGAFVTLEPGIDGLLHISKLGSGRRINHPREVLEAGQEITVKIDSVDLEKKRISLVPEDYTAQAEEEKAAKKAYAPAKESAPRSMGTLGDLLQAQMQQKKK; this comes from the coding sequence ATGAGTGAAGAACAATTTGCAGATCTCTTTCAGGACAAAACCGGCACGACAAAAATTCAGCCGGGAGATAAGATTGATGCCGTGATAGCTGATATCAACGGTGAAAATATCTTTCTGGATCTGGGTGGAAAAAGCGAAGGCATCCTCGGGGCATCAGAACTTCGTGATGAACAGGATGAGTTAACGGTCAAAATCGGTGACACGGTTTCCGTTTTCCTCTTAAGGAACCGGGGCGGCGAGCAGGTCTTCACAACAAAGATCGGTGCTGGCCAAGTTGGCCTGGAAGAGCTCGAACAGGCATTTCATAATAATATCCCGGTGCAGGGTCGGGTTGCCTCGGAAATCAAAGGCGGTTTCCAGATTACTGTTGCTGGCCAGCGTGGATTCTGCCCCTACTCGCAGATGGGATTACGCAGGGTCGATAATCCAGACGAGTACCTTGAACAAAGCATGGCCTTTAAAATTATTGAATTCGGCAATAAAGGTCGCAATATCATTCTCTCCGCCCGGGCCGTACAGGAAGAAGAAAGGGAACAGCTCCGAGAGCAACTCCAAGAGACCTTGCATGAAGGCGATAAGGTGGAAGGAACCGTCAGCTCTCTTCAGAAGTTTGGTGCCTTTATCGACCTCGGCGGTGTGGATGGCCTGATCCCTATTTCCGAGCTGGCCTGGGGCCAGACAGACCTGGTCGAAGATGTCCTCAGCCAGGGTCAGCGAGTGGAAGTCATTGTTAAAAAGCTGGACTGGGCCAAAGATCGTATTTCTCTGAGCCTCAAGGATACCCTGGAGAACCCCTGGGATAAGGCTGAAGAAAAATATGCTCCGGCGAGCATCCACACCGGTATCGTTTCCCGACTGGCCCAGTTCGGGGCCTTTGTCACTCTGGAGCCCGGTATTGATGGCCTCCTCCATATCTCCAAGCTCGGCTCTGGTCGCCGCATTAATCATCCCCGTGAGGTGCTGGAGGCAGGTCAGGAGATCACGGTCAAGATTGACAGCGTTGACCTGGAAAAAAAGCGTATCTCTCTGGTGCCCGAGGATTACACTGCTCAGGCAGAAGAAGAAAAGGCCGCAAAGAAAGCGTACGCCCCGGCCAAAGAGAGCGCCCCGCGATCTATGGGCACCTTGGGCGATCTGCTTCAGGCCCAGATGCAACAGAAGAAAAAATAG
- a CDS encoding MucR family transcriptional regulator, which yields MSKTLVEMTADIIQSQISGSNMSTDEIKTALNDTYQALKDLQEAEQAGTDIEEKEEKPAMDPKRSIQKNKIVCLECGQSFKMLTKHLKSHNMTSKEYRKKYGFSSTQSLCAKALSEERSQASKERGIHPNLRKTFGNRAKKTKK from the coding sequence ATGAGCAAAACACTCGTCGAAATGACCGCTGACATTATCCAGTCGCAAATAAGCGGATCCAATATGAGTACTGATGAAATCAAAACAGCACTCAACGATACCTATCAGGCACTGAAAGATTTACAGGAAGCCGAGCAAGCCGGAACAGATATTGAAGAAAAAGAAGAAAAACCGGCAATGGATCCCAAGCGATCTATTCAAAAAAACAAAATAGTCTGTCTTGAATGTGGTCAATCCTTCAAAATGCTTACCAAGCATTTGAAATCACACAATATGACCTCGAAAGAATACCGCAAGAAATATGGCTTTAGCAGCACGCAATCGCTTTGCGCAAAGGCCCTTTCAGAGGAGCGCTCCCAGGCCAGCAAAGAGCGTGGCATCCACCCAAATCTGCGCAAAACCTTTGGCAACCGAGCAAAAAAGACAAAAAAATAA
- a CDS encoding nitrate reductase cytochrome c-type subunit: MKKILFPFFGTITVCFFSLAHGEDVQSLRGGLDIPAESTPAVDMDWQPPGAVVPRTSAHQPPLIAHAITGMAISTKRNDCLGCHGVEGSGAPKPFQTHYTDRDGKKGESISQRWYFCTQCHVGQVDAKPLVENTFEGK, translated from the coding sequence ATGAAAAAGATATTATTCCCTTTTTTCGGGACGATAACTGTTTGTTTTTTTTCCCTTGCCCATGGCGAGGATGTGCAATCCTTACGCGGGGGCCTGGATATTCCAGCTGAATCAACTCCTGCCGTGGATATGGACTGGCAGCCACCCGGTGCTGTTGTGCCCCGAACCTCGGCCCATCAACCGCCACTCATTGCCCATGCTATAACGGGAATGGCGATTTCAACAAAGAGAAACGACTGCTTAGGGTGTCACGGAGTGGAGGGCTCTGGTGCCCCGAAACCCTTCCAGACCCATTATACCGATAGGGACGGAAAGAAAGGGGAAAGTATTTCCCAGCGCTGGTATTTCTGTACCCAATGTCATGTAGGACAGGTTGATGCCAAGCCCTTGGTAGAAAATACCTTTGAGGGAAAATGA
- the murI gene encoding glutamate racemase, whose product MIGIFDSGVGGMTVARTIEQVCPQYPLLYFGDVAHTPYGSKSSETITGYSRRNTEFLLNQGAKVIVVACNSAAATSVDTLRAEYAVPIIDVITATTRKAAEGTVNRRIGIIGTRATVQSGIYEKQIKQLRPACQIYGQACPLLVPLIEEGWLNQRETKMILRRYLTPLRQHQIDTLILGCTHYPLLTHLIQKRIGKRVHIIDSSIETARHLKSFLDNSPEITSTIRKKMQDCPPHHLEKNRFFVSDSTPPLQKLANGIFGRKINLITTHA is encoded by the coding sequence ATGATCGGCATTTTCGACTCTGGTGTCGGCGGGATGACCGTTGCCAGAACAATTGAGCAGGTATGCCCGCAATATCCCCTCCTGTACTTTGGCGATGTTGCCCATACCCCATATGGCTCCAAAAGTTCTGAAACCATAACGGGCTATTCCCGTCGCAACACTGAGTTCCTGCTCAACCAAGGTGCAAAAGTTATCGTTGTTGCCTGTAATTCAGCAGCTGCAACCTCGGTTGACACCCTACGGGCTGAATACGCTGTTCCCATCATAGATGTCATCACCGCAACAACCAGGAAAGCGGCAGAGGGAACAGTAAACAGACGAATCGGCATCATTGGCACCCGCGCGACAGTCCAATCCGGCATCTACGAGAAACAAATCAAACAACTGCGCCCTGCCTGCCAAATATACGGTCAGGCCTGCCCACTCCTTGTCCCCCTGATAGAGGAAGGATGGCTCAATCAGCGTGAAACCAAGATGATCTTACGGCGCTACCTTACTCCGCTCCGACAGCACCAAATTGACACCTTAATTCTGGGATGTACCCATTACCCCCTCTTGACCCATCTTATCCAGAAAAGAATCGGCAAAAGGGTGCATATAATTGATTCATCAATAGAAACAGCTCGGCACTTAAAATCTTTTCTTGACAATTCACCTGAAATAACATCAACTATCAGAAAAAAAATGCAGGACTGTCCACCTCACCATCTTGAGAAGAATCGTTTTTTTGTATCCGATTCCACCCCGCCCTTACAAAAGCTGGCCAACGGAATCTTTGGTCGAAAAATCAACCTTATTACAACACATGCTTAA